tatagaaaatctCTTTCCATGTACACAACTTGTACTCCAGATTTTCACCCACCTCGATTCTATGAAATCAATTTGCAAAGTGAAATCTAAGTAACACAATTAAGATTCACAACACGGTCTGAATTAATGCATGAAAACATTGTGCAGAAAACAACCTCAGACACCAGTAATACATGAAAACATTCTCTGACTCCTAAACCTAACGAGTTTGTTTGAAGGGGTGGAAACAACACCTGTTCTCATCTGGGTGGATTGGAAACCGTTACCGAAATCTCCAACAGAGTTATGTCGGCGGTGAGCATATTTGTGAAGATCTTCATGATGACGGTGAAACACTTTGTTGGGTGGTGTCTGATTCTGAAGGATTTGATCCTGTGTTTGAGGGTACATCTCAGCCATGCTGATGTTGTAGTTGAGAGCAGATCCTGATGAGAGACACTCATATTGACTTCGAGTTTTGTTTCTCTTGATTGCTTTGTAAACCAGAGGCAGAAGACCCTCCATAAGATTGTTGTTCTTGTTCCTTTTCTTCAATGtatgatgaaataaaatggtaagagaAGAAGGGAATGAAGATATAAATTGACTGTGGTGGGTTTTGGGTTCAGGAAGCAGGAAGTTGCTGGGGTAGGTGGGtttccattttaaattattcttaatatGAAGGACAAAATATTTATGGACATGTCATACGCTGCTTGACTTTTGACCAGTTAAACATTAGTGGTAGGCTACTGATATATGATATACATATTTATAACATAGTGAGTCATTCAGTTGTCTTCTAGAACAAAGTATTATTCAATACCGCTACTTGATTCTGTGTGTGAAAAATGAACTTGGTGTTCTAAAATTCATCATTGATGTAATTGAGATAAGATTTCAACAACATTCTCTATTACATATAAAATGACATTGTTTTTAGTTTGTCCATTCTTTAAACTCAACATCTAGTTTCTGTGTTTTAAAAGGGTTAGGTTTTTGTAATAaaactttgtttcttttcttctcttatttttaaagtttaagatagtacagttttttttttcatttgcatatttaatttaatagatttGGATAGACAAATTGATCATCATACTAGAGAGAAAATGCAtactgaaataaataaaaaataattgaaaaggcTACTTAAAATGATACAAGTTGAAAATAGGATTATCACAATCAATATGCTTAAAGCATACTCTTTTCTTAATGGGTACTTTTTGGGTGTAGAGCACAATGTAATTTCACGATAAATTCTGCCACCTTATCCTAAATTTGAATAAACTTACTATATTATACCTATTGAGATCGAACGGTCATCCACTTAGCAATGTTTGGTCACTAATATGATCAACCAGGGCAAACGGTTTTTATCAATGATGAGCCGAAATTAGGTCaacacttattttattattggacCAATTATCCAAcggaagataaaataatcaaagatatctGATTGAAGATGTGATTAAAGATATCGATAGACGGTTTTTGAGCAACCAACCGGATTTTAAAGTAATTCTGTTTTTATGTTATTGAGCTTGTATCATATTAGATCCATGAgacaacttataaatacaagGACAGGACCAAAAGTCAGGTACGTTCCATTCACGTTCTACTCACACTTCACTACATCCTACTAACATTTGATCAAAACTCAAACATACAATTGTGATACATAATTCCCAAAACCGgtcctaacttgagcgtcaaaGTGCGTTTTGCAGGCACCTCCCTGCTAGGAGACCGATAAGTGTACCGGATCATAGGAAGTAATAATCCTGGTAAGACAGGGTATCATTTTCCAAGAGACTCTCGGCACTAGATAGTCGTGTgataactcaattaattaagacttaaaaggAACGAAAGTATtggtttaaaatgcaaatatagaaaattaaatatgaatgcagtCTTCACCAATGGAAGAGTAGCACAACGATGAACTAATGATGTTTGTATTATGAGATGAATATCTTGTTGGGGTTAGAATTCACCAAGTttactctcatgtatataagaattctccttctttcattaatgtcaacgtcactctctaaattacttaaaactcgATTCCTCGGTGAAGAAAGCGTATCCTTAATTAATAGGTCACAatcccttgcatccctaataattaattttgcattaagaTTAGGGGAgcttaagacgaccaagactcatacccccAACCCTAAAAAATACTGCTCTTGGGAATAATTCTACAAGAACCtcaattgtaaggaacctcccagcACAATGTAATTCATacatcatgctatgaatgagttaaacaaagcaatcATTGATCACAGAAGAATTATGCTaagaattaatgaaagaagcatatattattaagaatcaattcaaatacatgagagttcacaagatTACATCAtcccctaacaacaaatagaaGTTAGTTCACTAtcgtcatggtgaaactagatgtacaatgtagaagaatgagatagaaaaaccctaaaagttgaagatggaaGATCCCGCATCCAAATTCGCCTTCAAAGAGTGGAAGAATGTGTTGTTGTGcctcctctgccaaaagatacaaaacctagggcgtctgggtcctttaaatagagcgAAATCAAAATAGAAACAAAGCTCAGGCCCACATCGTTAGTGCATAGCGTCCTACTTAGGGCACCCGGGCATGCTGCAATGTTAAAACTGGGGCTCAGCTACACTCAAAGGGCAAGCAGGCCTGGTGCATGTAAGAccttgataaaataaaaataccttttatttttattttaatattttgtttacattttcttataataaatatttaattatggtGTATACGGAGTGATTAAAGTACGAAggtgataaataaaaattaattagtaaacattaatatattaacttttgaaaattaacTGAAGTAGGGGTTATATATCTttattcactagtgcagaaagggctttagacgtcagttattttgggcttttaacgtcaccaccagaaccgacgtctatatgggtgacgttaatgggacgtcggttTTTTGCAGGTGCG
This DNA window, taken from Vigna radiata var. radiata cultivar VC1973A chromosome 5, Vradiata_ver6, whole genome shotgun sequence, encodes the following:
- the LOC106761507 gene encoding uncharacterized protein LOC106761507, whose product is MEGLLPLVYKAIKRNKTRSQYECLSSGSALNYNISMAEMYPQTQDQILQNQTPPNKVFHRHHEDLHKYAHRRHNSVGDFGNGFQSTQMRTGVVSTPSNKLVRFRSQRMFSCITGV